One genomic window of Aquisalimonas sp. 2447 includes the following:
- a CDS encoding efflux RND transporter permease subunit — protein sequence MIISDISVRRPVLATVVSLLIVVLGIASLTQLPVREYPNIDPPIISVTTEYVGAAPQVIDTEITERIEGAISRVDGIRSMNSESRDGRGETTVEFELGRDIDNAANDVRDAIARIADNLPDDAEAPVVTKTEADARPMMWLAMTSDRLDPAEMSDLIERQVEERLSVLEGVADIRIGGQRRYAMRVWLDRQAMAARNVTVDEVENALRRNNVELPAGRVESLMRDLTVRTDTRLSEPGEFENLVLRYQGDVPIRLGEVARVERGVEDDRAVLRNNRVPAVGLGIIRQSQANVITVSDAVQEELERIRPTLPEGVDIQVSYDESVFIRESIREVLITLSIAVSLVVLVIFVFLRSFRATFIPAVTIPVAVIGAFSVMAPLGFSVNVLTLLALILAIGLVVDDAIVMLENVQRRIDDGEPPLLAAYRGARQVGFAIVATTLTLIAVFVPIAFMEGNVGRLFTEFGLVLAAAVAFSSIVALTLAPVLCSKWLRPPTGEGRLHRATERFFAGLTNGYQAVLKRALAMPLVVLAACAAAALMALQLFQVLPQELTPTEDRSVIIIPGSAPQGSTSAYTDEQVRQIEDMLEQYVEQGEAWRVFSIIGFRGRVDSAFTILGLTPWDERERSQQEIAQEIRPQLNEIPGIRAFAVNPPGLGQSSFQQPVQFVIGGSTYDQLGEWSERILERARENPDLQGLDADYEETRPQLNVSINRELAADLDVGVEDVGRTLQTMLASRQVTSYLDRGREYDVILQAEDADRASPQDLENIFVRGGNSDSLIPLSSLLSLEEIGSPPVLTRVNRLPSVTIEASLAEGYDLGSALEYLQRIAGEELPDEAQISYLGQSQEFMETSDAIYITFALALLVVFLVLAAQFESFIHPAIIMVSVPLAVTGALGALFFTGISLNIYSQIGMILLIGLMAKNGILMVEFANQLRDQGRTVREAILEGATLRFRPILMTAVSTVFGALPLVLSTGAGAESRGAIGIVIIGGLSFATLLTLFLTPVLYDLFARFARSTNAVSHDLHALEADERAREPA from the coding sequence ATGATCATTTCGGACATTTCCGTACGCCGGCCGGTACTGGCCACCGTGGTCAGCCTGCTGATCGTGGTGCTTGGCATCGCCTCGCTGACGCAGTTGCCGGTGCGCGAGTACCCCAACATCGATCCGCCCATCATCTCCGTGACCACCGAATACGTGGGCGCCGCACCGCAGGTGATCGACACCGAGATTACCGAGCGCATCGAGGGTGCCATCAGCCGCGTGGACGGCATCCGTTCAATGAACTCCGAAAGCCGGGATGGCCGCGGTGAGACCACCGTCGAGTTCGAGCTCGGCCGCGACATCGATAACGCCGCCAATGACGTTCGCGACGCCATCGCCCGCATTGCCGACAACCTGCCCGATGACGCCGAGGCGCCGGTGGTCACCAAGACCGAGGCCGACGCCCGGCCGATGATGTGGCTGGCCATGACCTCCGACCGCCTGGACCCCGCGGAGATGAGCGACCTCATCGAGCGCCAGGTGGAGGAGCGGCTGTCGGTGCTGGAAGGCGTGGCGGACATACGCATCGGCGGCCAGCGACGCTACGCCATGCGCGTGTGGCTGGACCGCCAGGCCATGGCCGCGCGCAATGTCACCGTGGACGAGGTCGAGAACGCCCTGCGGCGGAACAACGTGGAATTGCCCGCCGGCCGCGTCGAGTCCCTGATGCGGGACCTCACCGTGCGCACCGACACCCGGCTGAGCGAGCCCGGCGAGTTCGAGAACCTGGTGCTGCGTTACCAGGGTGACGTACCCATCCGGCTTGGCGAGGTGGCGCGTGTGGAGCGCGGCGTGGAGGACGATCGCGCCGTGCTGCGCAACAACCGCGTGCCGGCGGTAGGGCTGGGCATCATCCGCCAGTCCCAGGCCAACGTGATCACGGTCTCCGACGCCGTGCAGGAGGAGCTGGAGCGCATCCGGCCGACGCTGCCCGAGGGTGTGGACATCCAGGTCAGCTACGACGAGTCGGTCTTCATCCGCGAGTCCATCCGCGAGGTGCTGATCACCCTGAGCATTGCCGTGTCGCTGGTGGTGCTGGTGATCTTCGTGTTCCTGCGCTCCTTCCGCGCCACCTTCATACCGGCGGTGACCATCCCCGTGGCCGTGATCGGCGCGTTCTCGGTGATGGCGCCGCTGGGCTTCTCCGTGAACGTGCTCACCTTGCTGGCGCTGATCCTGGCCATCGGGCTGGTGGTGGACGACGCCATCGTCATGCTGGAGAACGTCCAGCGACGGATCGACGACGGCGAGCCCCCCCTGCTGGCTGCCTACCGAGGCGCGCGCCAGGTCGGTTTCGCCATCGTCGCCACCACGTTGACGCTGATTGCCGTGTTCGTGCCCATTGCCTTCATGGAAGGCAATGTCGGGCGGCTGTTCACCGAGTTCGGCCTGGTCCTGGCGGCGGCGGTGGCCTTCTCCAGTATCGTTGCGCTCACTCTGGCGCCGGTGCTGTGTTCCAAGTGGCTGCGACCGCCCACCGGCGAAGGGCGTCTGCACCGGGCCACGGAGCGGTTCTTTGCCGGGCTGACCAACGGCTATCAGGCCGTGCTCAAGCGGGCCCTGGCCATGCCGCTGGTGGTGCTTGCGGCGTGCGCGGCGGCGGCGCTGATGGCATTGCAGCTGTTCCAGGTGCTGCCGCAGGAGCTCACGCCCACGGAGGATCGCAGCGTCATCATCATCCCCGGCAGTGCGCCGCAGGGCTCCACCTCTGCCTACACCGACGAGCAGGTGCGGCAGATCGAGGACATGCTCGAGCAGTACGTGGAGCAGGGCGAAGCGTGGCGCGTGTTCTCCATTATCGGCTTCCGCGGCCGGGTGGACAGTGCCTTCACCATTCTCGGCCTGACGCCCTGGGACGAGCGGGAGCGCTCGCAGCAGGAGATCGCCCAGGAAATCCGGCCGCAGCTCAACGAGATCCCCGGCATCCGTGCCTTCGCCGTGAACCCGCCCGGGCTTGGCCAGAGCAGCTTCCAGCAGCCGGTGCAGTTCGTCATCGGCGGCTCCACCTATGATCAGCTCGGCGAATGGAGTGAACGCATCCTCGAGCGTGCCCGGGAGAACCCGGACCTCCAGGGCCTGGATGCCGACTACGAGGAGACCCGGCCGCAGCTCAACGTCAGCATCAACCGCGAGCTGGCGGCGGACCTGGACGTCGGCGTCGAGGACGTGGGGCGCACCCTGCAGACCATGCTTGCCTCGCGGCAGGTCACCAGTTACCTGGACCGGGGGCGCGAGTACGACGTCATCCTCCAGGCCGAGGACGCCGACCGCGCCTCGCCGCAGGACCTGGAGAACATCTTCGTGCGGGGTGGCAACAGCGACAGCCTGATCCCGCTGTCCAGCCTGCTCAGTCTGGAGGAGATCGGCTCGCCGCCGGTGCTCACCCGGGTCAACCGCCTGCCATCGGTCACCATTGAGGCGTCCCTGGCCGAGGGGTACGACCTGGGCAGTGCCCTGGAGTACCTGCAGCGCATCGCCGGCGAGGAACTGCCCGACGAGGCGCAGATCAGCTATCTGGGGCAGTCCCAGGAGTTCATGGAGACCTCCGACGCCATCTACATCACCTTCGCACTGGCGCTGCTGGTAGTGTTCCTGGTGCTGGCGGCGCAGTTCGAGAGCTTCATCCACCCGGCCATCATCATGGTCTCGGTGCCGCTGGCGGTGACCGGGGCGCTGGGCGCGCTGTTCTTCACCGGCATCAGTCTGAACATCTACAGCCAGATCGGCATGATCCTGCTCATCGGCCTGATGGCGAAAAACGGCATTCTCATGGTGGAGTTCGCCAACCAGCTCCGGGACCAGGGCCGCACCGTGCGCGAGGCGATCCTCGAAGGTGCCACCCTGCGCTTCCGGCCCATCCTGATGACGGCGGTATCCACGGTGTTCGGCGCCCTGCCGCTGGTGCTCTCCACCGGCGCCGGTGCCGAGAGCCGCGGCGCCATCGGTATCGTCATCATTGGGGGGTTGAGCTTCGCCACCCTGCTGACGCTGTTCCTGACTCCGGTTCTCTACGACCTGT
- a CDS encoding efflux RND transporter periplasmic adaptor subunit, with protein MQPPLRWLVQLLLVAVIAGLAAMGWVWLQQQEEESGGPGAGGPGGGDGGGTPVQVAHAERRAVQDEVQAVGTLLARESVEIVTEVAGRIVEAPVREGQQVEQGEPLFILDQVRERADLREAIAERDDARSKYRRAAALYENRDVPESEVDERRAALEVAEARVEVAESRVRDRTIRAPFDGVVGLREVSPGAYVEPGTELTTLDDLSVVRLDFAVPERFLAGLVPGLTVEARSLGFGDRVFEGTVTRTGSRVDPITRTVRVQAEFDNEERRLRAGMFLTARLVLEEREAVMVPEEALLQEGRGSFVFVIEDATARRLEVSTGRRMDGRVEVVGDVEHGDRVVVRGLQRVRDGREVRLLEEDADGDLAAR; from the coding sequence TTGCAGCCGCCGTTGCGCTGGCTTGTCCAGCTCTTGCTTGTTGCCGTGATCGCGGGCCTCGCCGCGATGGGGTGGGTCTGGCTCCAGCAGCAGGAAGAGGAGTCCGGCGGTCCGGGCGCCGGTGGCCCCGGGGGCGGCGATGGTGGCGGGACACCCGTGCAGGTGGCCCACGCTGAACGTCGTGCCGTACAGGATGAGGTCCAGGCCGTGGGTACGCTGCTGGCGCGGGAGTCGGTGGAGATCGTCACCGAGGTTGCCGGCCGCATCGTCGAGGCGCCGGTGCGCGAAGGTCAGCAGGTGGAACAGGGCGAGCCCCTGTTCATCCTGGACCAGGTGCGCGAACGGGCCGACCTGCGGGAAGCCATTGCCGAGCGGGATGACGCCAGATCGAAGTACCGGCGGGCCGCGGCACTGTACGAGAACCGCGATGTCCCCGAATCCGAGGTAGATGAGCGCCGTGCGGCCCTGGAGGTGGCCGAGGCGCGCGTGGAAGTGGCGGAGAGCCGAGTTCGGGATCGCACCATCCGCGCGCCCTTCGATGGTGTGGTGGGGTTGCGTGAAGTCAGCCCGGGGGCCTACGTGGAGCCGGGAACCGAGCTGACCACCCTGGATGACCTGTCCGTGGTGCGGCTGGATTTCGCCGTCCCCGAGCGTTTCCTCGCCGGCCTGGTGCCGGGCCTCACCGTTGAGGCGCGCAGTCTCGGTTTCGGTGATCGCGTGTTCGAGGGCACTGTCACGCGGACCGGTTCGCGGGTTGATCCCATCACCCGCACCGTGCGCGTCCAGGCCGAGTTCGACAACGAAGAGCGGCGCCTGCGCGCCGGCATGTTCCTCACCGCACGCCTGGTCCTGGAGGAACGCGAAGCAGTCATGGTTCCCGAGGAGGCGCTGTTACAGGAGGGGCGCGGCAGCTTCGTGTTCGTCATCGAGGACGCGACCGCGCGCCGGCTGGAGGTTTCCACCGGCCGGCGCATGGACGGCCGCGTGGAAGTTGTCGGCGATGTCGAACACGGGGACCGGGTCGTGGTGCGCGGTCTGCAGCGCGTGCGCGATGGCCGTGAGGTCCGGCTGCTGGAGGAGGATGCCGATGGCGATCTCGCAGCCCGGTAA